CATAAAAGAGCTGCTCCCAGGGGCAACACAGTTCTTCACTGACCATTGTATTTTTCTTTGCTCGTTCTTCAAAGTTGCACGCGATAGGCTGACCAACCCGGTTCTACCCAGTCTTCCAAATCCATGTAGCGTTGGTCATAACACCAATTGCAATCGCCACAAATTGAGATCTGCTGCTTTTGGTGGAAGCGCTCCAAGTGTTCCTGTCGCAGTCTCACCATTTGTTCTCCATTCCAGAAGGTATCGAAATCAACCTCGCCCCAGCGAGCAAAAGTAAATTCCTCTACACCATTGAGGTGGTCGCAAAATCCCATCCGACCCCTGGCATTGACATAAAGATATTGCCAAGGATGGATGCACAGCTTTCGCGTCGCCATTACGTGTACATCCCCCTCAATCATTGATGCCGAAAGTTCGATACGTGCCCCTGTTTCCCTAGCGAGTTCGCGCAGTGTTTCCATTTCCTCTCGCACCTCCAGGGTGAAATTCTTGAGGTGAACAGGGTCTTGATCAGAGGTTTTGATGGGTTCTAACTTGAAACGGTCAATACCCAAATCGAGTCCTATGCGAACGATATTTTTAATATCGAAAATATTTGAACCACTGGCAGTAATACAAAAGTATACTTGTTGTTTAGGGTCATATCCTGCCGCTTCAGCTGCTTGCACTAACTGCTGCACGTTTGCAAGAGTTTTCTCTAACTTGCCACCAACGCGTAGCTGTTCATACAACTCTTTGTCTGCTGCATCAATAGATACACCGACTACGACGCCATTTTCACCAAGTCGTTGCCA
This portion of the Brasilonema sennae CENA114 genome encodes:
- a CDS encoding radical SAM protein, with protein sequence MPSVHTIKPKPEQQTFYSPYCSEYPKALYIELTDRCNLLCPMCRQSAVAGDVLPLETFKEIADTLFPHAVFVDLRGWGESTMLPTFDDYLDYSLKFPLKKKLITNATVNKPSVWQRLGENGVVVGVSIDAADKELYEQLRVGGKLEKTLANVQQLVQAAEAAGYDPKQQVYFCITASGSNIFDIKNIVRIGLDLGIDRFKLEPIKTSDQDPVHLKNFTLEVREEMETLRELARETGARIELSASMIEGDVHVMATRKLCIHPWQYLYVNARGRMGFCDHLNGVEEFTFARWGEVDFDTFWNGEQMVRLRQEHLERFHQKQQISICGDCNWCYDQRYMDLEDWVEPGWSAYRVQL